The following nucleotide sequence is from Trifolium pratense cultivar HEN17-A07 linkage group LG2, ARS_RC_1.1, whole genome shotgun sequence.
AAgaattaccaattttttttttttgttttgcttagAACAAAGTACAAACATAAATTAAGACCAAACAATTAAGGTTTAGCTCCATGTCTGACTCAGACATAactttctattttctttcatcaattctttctcttcttttcatcttcattttcattctcaTCAAAAGAAAACATGCCAAACCCAAGCTTAATCTTCCACCAGGAAAAATGGGTTTGCCTTTTATTGGAGAAACATTTGGTTACTTGAAACCTTATTCTGCCACAACAATAGGTGAATTCATGGAACAACACATAGCAAGGTATAATTTCTAATAAAAATCTCTTTTTTAGAGAAACAAAAATGAccccttttcttcttttttcaagaaattttttattaatcggTGACGCTAATGACCATTTTACAATCATGCCGACAGTATTTGAACTCGGTAGTCGGTAACTTGAAGTTATAAGCTAAACTGATACCACTGAACTAACACCTCAAGTTATATGCAGGTATGGTAAAATTTACAAGTCAAAATTGTTTGGGGAACCAGCAATAGTTTCAGCAGATGCAGGATTGAATAGGTTCATATTACAAAATGAAGGAAAATTATTTGAGTGTAGTTATCCTAGAAGCATTGGTGGAATACTTGGAAAATGGTCTATGTTAGTTTTGGTTGGTGACATGCATAGAGACATGCGTGTTATATCACTCAATTTTTTGAGTCATGCTAGACTTAGAACACATCTATTgaaagaggttgagaaacataCACTTCTTGTTTTAAGTTCTTGGAAGGAAAAATCCACATTTGCAGCTCAAGATGAAGCTAAAAAGGTATTAGCCTTATGTTTTGTATCACGATTGATATACCAGAATCACAGTAACTTACCGTAATTTTGCAGAAGCTATAGAGTGTAGCTTTTGGAAAATTACGGTGgatcaccgtgattctgacatatccaccgtgataccaaacatgtatttagtagtttattttgatttttagtagaattgtttttgatgttttttcaaTAGataaactaaagttttttttggcttaaattgCAGTTCACATTTAATTTGATGGCAGAACATATTATGAGTTTGCAACCTGGGAAAATAGAGACagagaaattaaaaaaagagtatGTTACTTTCATGAAAGGAGTTGTATCACCACCATTGAATTTTCCTGGAACTGCATACTGGAAAGCATTAAAGGtaatgatgataatgatgacactttctttttttaataatttagacAGCCTCATTTGTTACTCTACCATTATATTTAGCGCACGTATCagtgagtttgacaaaattacagTGTTACCGTAGTTTTCTCATATGAATCCAAATagagtttaatttttgtttttaatgtttAATTGTATTTTATAGTCTAGGTGCACAATATTGAAGTTCATAGAGGGGAAAATGGAAGAAAGGATGAAAAGAATGAAAGAAGGAAATGAAAATTTGGAGGAAGATGATCTTTTGAATTGGGTTTTGAAACattcaaatctttcaacagagcAAATTCTTGACTTGATTCTTAGTTTACTCTTTGCTGGTCATGAAACTTCTTCTGTTTCTATAGCTCTTGCTATTTACTTTCTTCCTGATTGTCCTCAAGCTATACAACAATTAAGGGTAAGCAAGTACAAACATTAATGATGTTAGATacaatgaatattattattaattttttatattattattctaaaaaatatatctaCATATTCTCTCACTTCAGCTTCTAATTTATAATACAGTAatctacaaaaaaataaattaaaattttattgtattaattattttttgttgaaaaacaaTAGGAAGAACACAGAGAAATTGCCAGAGCTAAAAAGCAAGCAGGGGAAACAGAATTGACTTGGGAAGACTACAAAAAAATGGAATTTACTCACTGTGTAAGTCATATATGATAAATACAGTAAATTAGAAGGGTCTTCttgtccttttttttctttttattaaatacatATAAgcattgttattattttattttggtgaaaTAGTCAAGTGGCTAGAGTTTTactttttaagatgaataaattgAAATATCAAAATTCGAACTTCAGTCCTTCATATTTCATGCAATATTTttatcaactgagttatgctCACAAACACAGCATTGTTATTACTAACAATGAAAGAATATGAATATTATATTAGATGACAA
It contains:
- the LOC123908684 gene encoding cytochrome P450 90B1-like, encoding MSDSDITFYFLSSILSLLFIFIFILIKRKHAKPKLNLPPGKMGLPFIGETFGYLKPYSATTIGEFMEQHIARYGKIYKSKLFGEPAIVSADAGLNRFILQNEGKLFECSYPRSIGGILGKWSMLVLVGDMHRDMRVISLNFLSHARLRTHLLKEVEKHTLLVLSSWKEKSTFAAQDEAKKFTFNLMAEHIMSLQPGKIETEKLKKEYVTFMKGVVSPPLNFPGTAYWKALKSRCTILKFIEGKMEERMKRMKEGNENLEEDDLLNWVLKHSNLSTEQILDLILSLLFAGHETSSVSIALAIYFLPDCPQAIQQLREEHREIARAKKQAGETELTWEDYKKMEFTHCVVNETLRLGNVVRFLHRKALKDVRYKGYDIPCGWKVLPVIAAVHLDPLLFDQPQHFNPWRWQNNGNHGNCPNSSTSCNNNFLPFGGGPRLCAGSELAKLEMAVFIHHLILNYNWELLDNKDQAFAYPFVDFPKGLQIRVQAHSLI